The Hyla sarda isolate aHylSar1 chromosome 2, aHylSar1.hap1, whole genome shotgun sequence genome includes the window TTCCTGAGGCTGTATATAAGCGGATTCATCATAGGTGTTAATACTGTGTATAGTAAGGCCACCAGAGAGTCCACTTCTGAGGAGTAGGAAGCCTGTGGCCGGACATACATGAAGATAAGTGGTAAGAAGAAGATACTGACCACGACAAAGTGCGAGGCACACGTGGAAAACGTCTTCTTACGTCCTTCTTTGGAATTCATTGTGGAGATGGTTAATACAATTTTAACATAAGAAATGACCACTAAGATAAATGTTATTAGAAGACCGCAAGCACTGATGGAGGAGCCGACTGCTACGTTGAAGGAGGTATCGGCACAGGCCAACTGCAACAATGGTGGATGGTCACAGTAGTAATGATGGATGATATTAGGACCACAAAATGGCAACTTTAAGGCTAATATTAGGCCTGTTAGTGGAACAAGAAAGCCACCGGACCACGCCATAGCCATCAACAGTAGATACTGTCTCCTAGTCATGATGGATAAATAAtatagaggagaacatatggcaaCATATCGGTCATAAGCCATTACAGTTAGAAGTAAACATTCTGTGGCTACTAAAGACTCAAAAATATACATCTGACCAAAGCAGGCTGTAAAAGAAATGGTGTCAAGGTTCAT containing:
- the LOC130356904 gene encoding olfactory receptor 6N1-like gives rise to the protein FEPIPIKHFLLTFLYYIIANLISPNLTTTHVTEFIIFGFPSLQKYPILLFFVFLFIYLFTITGNGSIFYLVVVDRRLHTPMYFFVSNLAFLDLSYATVTIPKMLAKFSMNLDTISFTACFGQMYIFESLVATECLLLTVMAYDRYVAICSPLYYLSIMTRRQYLLLMAMAWSGGFLVPLTGLILALKLPFCGPNIIHHYYCDHPPLLQLACADTSFNVAVGSSISACGLLITFILVVISYVKIVLTISTMNSKEGRKKTFSTCASHFVVVSIFFLPLIFMYVRPQASYSSEVDSLVALLYTVLTPMMNPLIYSLRNKDIKEAFKKKINFKIKE